One Cervus canadensis isolate Bull #8, Minnesota chromosome 31, ASM1932006v1, whole genome shotgun sequence genomic region harbors:
- the LOC122432525 gene encoding CDKN2A-interacting protein isoform X2, with amino-acid sequence MAQEVSEYLRQNPRVAAWVEALRCDGETEKHWRHRREFLLRNAGDLAPAGGAAPAPREEAADAESGTRKRQLQQLISFSMAWANHVFLGCRYPQKVMDKILSMAEGIKVTDAPIHTTRDELVAKKG; translated from the exons ATGGCGCAGGAGGTGTCGGAATACCTGAGGCAGAACCCGCGGGTGGCTGCCTGGGTGGAGGCGCTGCGCTGCGACGGCGAGACCGAGAAACACTGGCGCCACCGCCGAGAGTTCCTGCTCCGCAACGCCGGGGACCTCGCTCCCGCCGGCGGCGCTGCCCCCGCTCCCCGGGAGGAGGCCGCCGACGCCGAGAGCGGGACCCGCAAGcggcagctgcagcagctcatCTCCTTTTCCATGGCCTGGGCCAACCACGTCTTCCTCGGGTGCCG GTACCCTCAAAAAGTTATGGATAAAATACTTAGTATGGCTGAAGGCATCAAAGTGACAGATGCTCCAATCCATACCACAAGAGACGAACTGGTTGCCAAG aaGGGGTAG
- the LOC122432525 gene encoding CDKN2A-interacting protein isoform X1 has product MAQEVSEYLRQNPRVAAWVEALRCDGETEKHWRHRREFLLRNAGDLAPAGGAAPAPREEAADAESGTRKRQLQQLISFSMAWANHVFLGCRYPQKVMDKILSMAEGIKVTDAPIHTTRDELVAKVKKRGISSSNEGVEEPAKKRSTEGKNNSAVEQDRLKIPAKTTAQQESSSTCSGSSSKSESGGNSARSSSTPSQNSSATSDGERAVGSQSSGSTASQVTTVGSGKASEPEVPDKHSSASYVSSLLKSSVNSHVTQSTDSRQQSGSPKKSALEGSSASASQSVSEIEVPLLGSSGSSEVELPLLSSKPSSETASSGLTSKASSEASVSSSVSKNSSSSGTSSLTPKSSTSVNTMLTSKSASQVAASLLASKNSSQTSSSLVSKNTAIASVSQLASKSSSQTSTAQLPSKSTSQSSESSVKFSCCKLTNEDVKQKQPFFNRLYKTVAWKLVAVGGFSPNVNHGELLNAAIEALKATLDVFFVPLKELADLPQNKSSQESIVCELRCKSVYLGTGCGKSKENAKAVASREALKLFLKKKVVVKICKRKYRGSEIEDLVLLDEESRPVNLPPALKHPQELL; this is encoded by the exons ATGGCGCAGGAGGTGTCGGAATACCTGAGGCAGAACCCGCGGGTGGCTGCCTGGGTGGAGGCGCTGCGCTGCGACGGCGAGACCGAGAAACACTGGCGCCACCGCCGAGAGTTCCTGCTCCGCAACGCCGGGGACCTCGCTCCCGCCGGCGGCGCTGCCCCCGCTCCCCGGGAGGAGGCCGCCGACGCCGAGAGCGGGACCCGCAAGcggcagctgcagcagctcatCTCCTTTTCCATGGCCTGGGCCAACCACGTCTTCCTCGGGTGCCG GTACCCTCAAAAAGTTATGGATAAAATACTTAGTATGGCTGAAGGCATCAAAGTGACAGATGCTCCAATCCATACCACAAGAGACGAACTGGTTGCCAAGGTGAAGAAAAGAGGGATATCGAGTAGCAATG aaGGGGTAGAAGAGCCAGCCAAAAAACGAtccacagaaggaaaaaacaattctGCAGTTGAGCAAGATCGTCTGAAAATTCCTGCTAAAACAACAGCTCAGCAGGAGAGCAGCTCAACCTGTTCCGGTTCCTCTTCCAAATCAGAGAGTGGTGGGAACTCAGCTCGGAGCTCCAGCACCCCGAGTCAGAATAGCAGCGCCACAAGTGATGGAGAGCGCGCAGTTGGCAGCCAGAGCAGCGGCAGCACTGCCTCTCAGGTGACAACGGTAGGGTCTGGAAAAGCTTCTGAACCGGAAGTTCCAGATAAACATAGTTCAGCATCATATGTTTCTTCATTGTTGAAATCCAGTGTGAATAGTCATGTAACCCAGTCCACTGATTCCAGACAACAAAGTGGATCGCCGAAAAAGAGTGCTTTGGAAGGCTCGTCCGCCTCAGCCTCTCAAAGCGTCTCAGAGATTGAGGTGCCGTTGTTGGGCTCCTCAGGAAGCTCAGAAGTAGAGTTGCCATTGTTGTCTTCTAAACCTAGTTCAGAGACAGCTTCCAGCGGGTTAACTTCTAAAGCCAGTTCAGAGGCAAGTGTTTCATCATCGGTTTCTAAAAACAGTTCATCATCAGGCACATCTTCACTAACCCCCAAGAGCAGCACCTCAGTGAACACAATGCTGACTTCCAAAAGTGCTTCGCAGGTAGCTGCGTCACTGTTAGCTTCCAAGAACAGCTCCCAGACCAGCAGCTCTCTGGTCTCCAAAAACACTGCCATAGCAAGTGTGTCCCAGCTGGCTTCTAAGAGTAGTTCTCAGACCAGCACAGCACAGCTGCCTTCCAAAAGTACTTCACAGTCTAGTGAAAGTTCTGTCAAGTTCTCTTGTTGCAAGTTAACCAACGAAGATGTGAAACAGAAACAACCTTTTTTCAATAGACTGTATAAAACAGTGGCATGGAAGTTGGTGGCTGTCGGTGGCTTTAGTCCCAACGTGAATCATGGCGAGCTCTTAAACGCAGCTATCGAAGCTCTGAAAGCCACACTGGATGTGTTTTTTGTCCCACTAAAAGAACTGGCAGATCTGCCTCAAAACAAGAGTTCTCAAGAAAGTATTGTTTGTGAATTGAGATGTAAGTCTGTGTATTTGGGCACTGGCtgtggaaaaagcaaagaaaatgctAAAGCAGTTGCATCAAGAGAAGCCTTGAAGTTATTTCTCAAGAAAAAGGTAGtggtaaaaatatgtaaaaggaaATACAGAGGCAGTGAAATAGAAGACTTAGTACTCCTCGATGAAGAATCAAGGCCTGTAAACTTGCCTCCAGCATTAAAACATCCTCAAGAATTACTGTAA